A region of Etheostoma cragini isolate CJK2018 chromosome 24, CSU_Ecrag_1.0, whole genome shotgun sequence DNA encodes the following proteins:
- the LOC117939309 gene encoding leucine-rich repeat-containing protein 3-like yields the protein MEASHRCRPSIKPSWVSLCLLSVVMSACACPNVCHCTDRNGVVVQCTSSNLEDIPSNLPTDTVVLLLSSNQIKHIPKETFTDLSRLRELDLSHNAIDSVEVGAFQGISESLRTLDLSNNHLSSLPRDTLAKLHARVRLSHNPWHCDCSLQEVLRELRLDPETVNEVSCFTAVQEEYVGQPVIKVLDSGINFCNFHHKTTDVAMFVAMFCWFSMVTAYIIYYIKHNQEDARRHMEYLKSLPSTSHISKDYDTASSGF from the coding sequence ATGGAGGCCTCTCACCGATGCAGGCCCTCTATAAAGCCTTCCTGGGTTTCCCTGTGTCTTCTGTCCGTGGTTATGAGTGCGTGTGCTTGTCCTAACGTCTGTCACTGCACGGACAGGAACGGTGTGGTGGTGCAGTGCACCTCGAGCAACCTGGAGGACATCCCATCCAACTTGCCCACGGACACTGTTGTTCTCTTGCTTTCGTCCAATCAGATCAAACACATCCCAAAGGAGACTTTCACAGACCTCTCCCGCCTCAGGGAACTGGACTTATCTCACAACGCCATTGACAGCGTGGAGGTCGGCGCCTTCCAAGGGATCTCCGAGAGCCTGCGGACCTTGGATCTGTCCAACAACCACCTCAGCAGCCTGCCCAGAGACACCTTGGCCAAGCTGCACGCCCGCGTCCGACTGTCCCACAACCCCTGGCACTGTGACTGCTCTCTGcaggaggtgctgcgggagctGAGGCTCGACCCCGAGACGGTGAACGAGGTCAGCTGCTTCACCGCCGTGCAGGAGGAGTACGTGGGACAACCGGTCATCAAAGTCCTGGACTCGGGGATCAACTTTTGCAATTTCCACCACAAGACGACAGACGTGGCCATGTTTGTGGCCATGTTCTGCTGGTTCTCCATGGTGACGGCTTACATCATTTACTACATCAAACACAACCAGGAGGACGCCAGGAGGCACATGGAGTACCTCAAGTCCCTGCCCAGCACTTCCCACATTAGCAAGGACTACGACACAGCCAGCAGTGGCTTCTAG